Genomic segment of Synechococcus sp. A15-28:
GTGGGGAGGAAGATCCGCCGCCCGTTCGTAGCCACTGCTGGCCTTGACGGCCACGGCCATCCGGCAGCCACCGAAGCCCAGATCCACCAGCTGGGCCACCGGCAGTTGGTGCTCCTTCAACACGTCGTAGCCGACAACCCCCAACTGGGCCTGGCCGTAGGCCACATAGGTGGGCACATCACCGTTGCGCACCAGCAGCGCCCGGGCTCGACCGCAGGGGGTGGGCAGCATCAGCTGACGGTTGTCCTTGTCCAGCACAGCTGAGAAATCCAGGCCTGCCGCCGCGAACCGAGCCACGGAATCCTTGAGCAGCGCTCCTTTGGCCAACGCGACGGTGATCATGGGTCCAGCGTTGACCG
This window contains:
- the hisG gene encoding ATP phosphoribosyltransferase; protein product: MITVALAKGALLKDSVARFAAAGLDFSAVLDKDNRQLMLPTPCGRARALLVRNGDVPTYVAYGQAQLGVVGYDVLKEHQLPVAQLVDLGFGGCRMAVAVKASSGYERAADLPPHCRVASKFTHCAREYFDQLDLPVELVHLNGSVELGPITGMSEAIVDLVATGRTLRENGLVAIEDLFHTTARLVGHPLSMRLDDGSLSSIVEAVRTVSNAAGAAA